In Excalfactoria chinensis isolate bCotChi1 chromosome 3, bCotChi1.hap2, whole genome shotgun sequence, one DNA window encodes the following:
- the SERTAD2 gene encoding SERTA domain-containing protein 2, with the protein MLGKGGKRKFDEHEDGLEGKVVSPTDGPSKVSYTLQRQTIFNISLMKLYNHRPLTEPSLQKTVLINNMLRRIQEELKQEGSLRPVFVTASQPADPLSDNFREAQPAFSHLASPSLLPTDLVSTTPLESCLTPASLLEDDTFCTSPTVQHDGPTKLPPPALQPVKDSFSSALDEIEELCPAPTSAEAVAVAAESAAGDSKAHLCESSVPKPEGVAESRTAESKLMEPLPGNFEITTSTGFLTDLTLDDILFADIDTSMYDFDPCTSAAGAASKMAPVSADELLKTLAPYSSQPVTPNQPFKMDLTELDHIMEVLVGS; encoded by the coding sequence ATGTtggggaaaggaggaaagcGGAAGTTTGACGAGCATGAAGATGGGCTGGAAGGCAAAGTGGTGTCTCCTACTGACGGTCCCTCTAAGGTGTCGTACACCTTACAGCGTCAGACTATCTTCAACATTTCCCTTATGAAACTTTATAACCACAGGCCATTAACCGAGCCAAGCTTGCAAAAGACAGTTTTAATTAACAACATGCTGAGGCGAATCCAGGAAGAACTCAAACAAGAAGGCAGCTTGAGGCCCGTGTTTGTGACCGCGTCGCAGCCCGCCGACCCTCTCAGCGACAACTTCCGCGAGGCCCAGCCAGCCTTCAGCCACCTCGCCTCCCCGTCCCTGCTCCCCACTGACTTGGTAAGCACTACGCCCCTGGAGTCCTGCCTCACCCCGGCCTCTTTGCTCGAGGACGACACTTTTTGCACTTCCCCGACCGTCCAGCACGACGGTCCAACGAAACTACCACCTCCTGCTCTCCAGCCAGTCAAGGACAGCTTCTCCTCAGCCTTGGATGAAATCGAGGAGCTCTGTCCCGCACCTACCTCCGCAGAGGCAGTAGCAGTAGCAGCCGAATCAGCCGCCGGTGACTCTAAAGCCCACCTCTGCGAGTCCAGCGTTCCCAAGCCCGAGGGCGTCGCGGAGAGCAGAACGGCCGAATCCAAACTCATGGAGCCGCTCCCTGGCAACTTTGAGATCACGACTTCCACAGGTTTCCTCACAGACTTGACCCTGGATGACATTCTGTTCGCTGACATTGACACGTCCATGTACGATTTTGACCCCTGCACGTCGGCCGCGGGGGCTGCCTCCAAAATGGCGCCCGTCTCGGCGGACGAGCTCCTAAAGACGCTGGCGCCGTACAGCAGTCAGCCAGTAACTCCAAATCAGCCTTTCAAAATGGACCTCACAGAACTGGATCACATCATGGAGGTGCTTGTTGGGTCTTAA